Part of the Imperialibacter roseus genome, CAATGCCTCCAGAACCCTGCTTTATAATATAAAGAAACTGGAATGGGACAACACGCTGCTGAAAGCCCTCAAAGTGCCTGAATCGCTGCTGCCTGAGGTGAAGCCGTCGTCGCACCACTTCGGTGACCTTGAAATGGATGGCGTGAAAATACCCATTGCCGGCATAGCGGGCGATCAGCAGGCGGCCTTGTTCGGGCAGGCTTGCTTTGAGCCGGGCATGGCCAAGAACACCTATGGCACAGGCTGCTTCATGCTGATGAACACAGGCACTAAAATGCAGCTGTCTCACTCAGGACTGGTGAGCACAATTGCCTGGGGGCTTGACGGTAAAGTAACGTACGCTCTTGAGGGTAGTATTTTCATTGCTGGTGCAGCGGTGCAGTGGCTCAGAGATGGACTTAAATTGATAGATGAAGCACCTGACTCGGAATACTTTGCTGTGAAGGCTGGCGATTCGGAGGGTGTGTATGTAGTGCCAGCATTTGCCGGGTTGGGGGCACCCTACTGGGACATGTATGCCAGGGGTGCCATTTTCGGCCTCACCCGTGACACAGGCAAGAGCCATTTAGTAAAAGCCACGCTGGAATCGATGGCCTACCAAACCAAGGATGTGCTGGAGGCAATGCAAAAAGATGCTGGCTTGTCGCTGAAGACGCTTAAAGTGGACGGTGGAGCTACGGCCAACAATTTCCTCATGCAGTTTCAGGCCGATATTTTAGGGGCCAATGTAGAACGCCCAAGTATTATTGAGTCAACCGCTATGGGCGCCGCTTTTTTGGCGGGTATTGAAGTAGGATTGTGGAGTCAAAAGGAAATTGTGAAAAACAGAGAGATCAACAGAGTGTTTACTCCAGAGATGGAGGAGGATGATAGAAAACGCCTGTACAACGGGTGGAAAAGCGCCGTGAAACGCAGCA contains:
- the glpK gene encoding glycerol kinase GlpK; translation: MQGKYIVALDQGTTSSRAIIFNADGSILGSAQKEFRQIFPKPGWVEHDPDEIWATQWEVFKKALADHKVAPSQIAAIGITNQRETTVVWDRKTGEPIFNAIVWQDRRTAEICEKLKADGHEQYIRENTGLVVDAYFSGTKVQWILDNVEGARKRAEKGELAFGTIDSWLVWKLTNGKKHVTDYTNASRTLLYNIKKLEWDNTLLKALKVPESLLPEVKPSSHHFGDLEMDGVKIPIAGIAGDQQAALFGQACFEPGMAKNTYGTGCFMLMNTGTKMQLSHSGLVSTIAWGLDGKVTYALEGSIFIAGAAVQWLRDGLKLIDEAPDSEYFAVKAGDSEGVYVVPAFAGLGAPYWDMYARGAIFGLTRDTGKSHLVKATLESMAYQTKDVLEAMQKDAGLSLKTLKVDGGATANNFLMQFQADILGANVERPSIIESTAMGAAFLAGIEVGLWSQKEIVKNREINRVFTPEMEEDDRKRLYNGWKSAVKRSMGWLKDVE